From a single Bemisia tabaci chromosome 10, PGI_BMITA_v3 genomic region:
- the LOC109044718 gene encoding cathepsin L, producing MRLLLFVGLLAVFCGHFTTSDGAVQPTKAPTKGDPATEFDKFVAKYNKKYPEDREKAKRFQIFKENLKEIERLNNRPRKGTVVYGVTKFADLTSDEFLKKHATHNVGDMSHLPNTNTLSDWADAETDFNWESKGAVTEIQDEGSCAASAAYATVAVIETFLWKATKNLVKLSEQQLIDCSTVTCSRGNHWDAFTKIVNMKGIQSKAVYSPKTKDCALKNGAAARVAYIEVNNRDEESMKNWVYNQGPIAVVINAKDMQFYVSGISNIDASECPLSPNRFVTLVGYGMQRYGGADFPYWIAKNSFGKDWGEKGYFRFARNINYCGVRHRPLSVAYDNSFSSTEVTGGNGTNVGTTKIPVTPKPTTKLPPTNQTVAVPVTTTKPPTKGPTKPASTTKPPTTGPTKPASTTKPPTKGPYETNSSSSSEHN from the exons ATGAGGTTGCTCCTCTTCGTCGGGCTCCTGGCGGTGTTCTGCGGCCATTTCACCACCAGCGACGGCGCAGTTCAGCCCACAAAGGCACCGACTAAG gGTGATCCTGCGACAGAGTTCGACAAATTTGTGgcaaaatacaataaaaaatacccCGAAGACAGAGAGAAAGCGAAGcgcttccaaattttcaaggaaaatttgaaggagatCGAGAGACTGAACAATCGGCCTCGGAAGGGAACTGTCGTGTATGGAGTCACAAAATTTGCCGACTTGACGA GTGACGAGTTTCTGAAGAAACATGCAACGCACAATGTGGGAGACATGTCGCACCTTCCCAACACGAACACCCTGAGCGACTGGGCTGATGCCGAAACTGACTTCAACTGGGAATCGAAGGGTGCTGTCACAGAAATCCAGGACGAG GGTAGCTGCGCTGCAAGTGCTGCATACGCAACTGTTGCAGTCATCGAAACTTTCCTTTGGAAAGCAACGAAGAATCTTGTTAAATTGTCTGAACAGC AGCTGATCGATTGTTCGACCGTGACATGTTCGCGAGGGAACCACTGGGACGCCTTCACGAAGATAGTCAACATGAAGGGAATCCAGTCGAAGGCCGTCTACAGCCCCAAGACCAAGGATTGCGCCCTCAAGAATGGCGCTGCCGCCAGGGTTGCTTACATCGAGGTCAACAACCGAGATGAAGAAAGCATGAAGAACTGGGTCTACAACCAGGGCCCAATTGCTGTCGTTATCAACGCCAAGGATATGCAA TTTTACGTCAGTGGAATCTCTAACATAGATGCTAGCGAGTGTCCATTGAGTCCAAATCGTTTTGTCACGCTGGTCGGCTATGGAATGCAAC GGTATGGTGGAGCCGACTTCCCGTACTGGATTGCGAAAAACAGCTTTGGAAAAGATTGGGGTGAAAAA GGTTACTTCAGATTCGCACGGAATATCAACTACTGTGGTGTGCGACACAGACCTCTCTCAGTTGCATACGATAACAGCTTCTCCTCAACTGAAGTTACTGGAGGTAACGGAACTAATGTCGGTACAACAAAAATCCCGGTGACACCAAAACCAACAACAAAACTACCACCTACAAACCAAACAGTAGCAGTGCCAGTGACTACAACTAAGCCTCCAACTAAAGGGCCTACGAAACCAGCGAGCACGACTAAGCCACCAACTACAGGGCCTACAAAACCAGCGAGCACTACTAAGCCACCAACCAAAGGGCCCTACGAAACCAACAGTAGTAGTAGCAGCGAGCACAACTAA